Proteins encoded within one genomic window of Micromonospora halotolerans:
- a CDS encoding Fur family transcriptional regulator — MTEGALRNTRQRSAVSALLAEVDGFHSAQDLHAMLRQRGERVGLTTVYRTLQGLADAGEIDVMRPPGGEHLYRRCSEGHHHHLVCRACGRTVEVAGPAVESWAERVAAEHGYAQVSHTLEIFGTCPACAG; from the coding sequence GTGACCGAGGGGGCACTGCGCAACACCCGCCAGCGGAGCGCGGTGAGCGCGCTCCTAGCCGAGGTCGACGGCTTCCACAGCGCCCAGGACCTGCACGCCATGCTGCGCCAGCGCGGCGAGCGGGTCGGCCTGACCACCGTCTACCGGACCCTGCAGGGGCTGGCCGACGCCGGTGAGATCGACGTGATGCGCCCGCCCGGCGGCGAGCACCTCTACCGGCGGTGCAGCGAGGGCCATCACCACCACCTGGTCTGCCGGGCCTGCGGCCGGACCGTGGAGGTGGCCGGCCCCGCCGTGGAGAGCTGGGCCGAGCGGGTCGCCGCCGAGCACGGGTACGCGCAGGTCAGCCACACCCTGGAGATCTTCGGCACCTGCCCGGCCTGCGCCGGCTGA
- a CDS encoding ArsR/SmtB family transcription factor yields the protein MTVTNGYDAFEGAGDLLRALSAPIRLAIVSELAEGERCVHELVEKLGAPQPLVSQHLRVLRGAGVVRGSRRGREIAYALVDEHVAHIVADAVSHAGEGPS from the coding sequence ATGACGGTCACGAACGGGTACGACGCCTTCGAGGGCGCGGGTGACCTGCTGCGCGCGCTGTCGGCGCCGATCCGGCTGGCGATCGTCAGCGAACTGGCCGAGGGCGAGCGCTGCGTGCACGAGCTGGTGGAGAAGCTCGGCGCCCCGCAGCCGCTGGTCTCCCAGCACCTGCGGGTACTGCGCGGCGCCGGCGTGGTGCGCGGCTCGCGGCGCGGCCGGGAGATCGCGTACGCGCTGGTGGACGAGCACGTCGCGCACATCGTGGCGGACGCCGTGAGCCACGCCGGGGAGGGGCCGTCGTGA